A window of Drosophila sulfurigaster albostrigata strain 15112-1811.04 chromosome X, ASM2355843v2, whole genome shotgun sequence genomic DNA:
CACCTTGCCGTGATTCTTGAGGCACGTCTGCTGTCGGAATGCCTGGCCACACACCTGGCAAACGTACGGCTTCTCCCCGGTGTGTATATACTCATGATGCCGCAACGTTTTACGCGATGCAAACGATTCGGCGCAATACTTGCAATCGAAGGGTTTCAGCTTCAGATGAACCGCACGAATGTGCGCCTCCAGTTCGAATTTGCGGGCAAACAGCCGGCCACAATGTTCGCAGGGCATCTTGTCGTTGCTGTGCATCAGCATGTGCTGGACGAGCATAAAGCGCTTCGCCATGCGACGGCCACACACCTGACACtcgtgcagctgctgcaactcaTCGGGATCGGAGCTTGCCGCCGCAtgctgttgcatgttgtgATACTTGAGGGTGTAGCGGGAATGGAAATGCTTTTGACACAGCTCACAAAAGTGTCGCTCACTATCTCGAGCGTTTGCTGCCGCCTCCGCTGCCGTTGGATGTTTGGTGCGCCGGTGATACTTAAGATTCGCCGTCTGATTGAACGTGGCACCGCATTGTTCGCACACATATTTGCGTGCCGCACCCGGTGGCAAGCTGGCACTGTGCTTCAGCCGTTTGTGCTTCTGCATGGCAATGCAACTGATGTAGACGCGTTCACAGCCGGGATAATCGCAGGGATACGATCGCTTGTGGCTGCCATGAATCTCCTTGATGTGTGTGTAGAGGCCGCCCATAAAGCTGTAGCATTTGTCACAGCGATCACATTGAAACGGCCGTTTGCTGCCCTCGTGCACCTTGCGTATGTGCGCCTGCAGTGTCAGATTGTGGGCAAAGCAGTGACCACACTGCTGACACTTGAAGCTGTTCTTGAGGCCTTTGTAGCGCCTCTGTTGCACCTGCTCTGGGGCAGGTGGTTCATCAAATGGATCTGGTTGAGGAGCATTGtcggcagccgcagcagcgtTGTCATCCTCTGTTTCCAGCGCTGTCTTGTCCAGCATCAGGTCATCCGTTTTGTGCTCCTCGTAAACGATTTCAAAGCTggcagtttgttgtttgttctcCCTTTGCGATTGCAGCATGGCCAACAGCTGCTGGCGACTGTTGCGTGCCTGCTGCTGAAACTGCTCGTagctcagcagcagctggtggcACGCGTTGCATAGTCGTTGCGGCAACAATTCGCAACTCAATTCATCCGGCTGCCAATCGAGATGACGCTGCAGCAACTCGTGCAGCTCCGGGTTCACGTTTGTGCCTTCACTTCCAGTCTCCATGGGATGTAGACACGTCAGGCATTTGTCGCCACTAAGTAGCGTACGCATTGTTGCAACCACAACACGACAGAAGCATCCAAATGCAAaaagtacacaaaaaaaacgtatGGAAATCTGATTGTCAACAGCGGCGCAACGGTGGCGCAACAGCGGGCGAATGTTGCCACCGCGggcaaagtaaacaaaatactcAGCAGCGGCACAACGGTGACGCAACAGTTGTACACTGTTAATGCACATAAGGTTGCCACTCTAGCCATGAAAAGAACAGTGGCTCAACGGCGGCGTAACAGTTGCCGGCGCCAACTTAACATCGCTCGATGCCAAGATTTTGCTCCTTACGCGAAACGCGAAAATCAGTCAAGTGCGTGTAATTTGCGGTTCAtataattctttaattttaattgcggTGTTGTAAATAACGTGTAAATTATGGTGAAACAGTGCTGGCCTAATTCTAATTGGCCACACAAGTGTTGTGTTCGCCCTCACAGTGCGCGTGTGTACGTCTTAACAGCGGCGGTGTTACCATATCGGGTTTTGCCGTTTTACGGTTACTCGGGTTTGTTCGTGGTCGACATGTTGtgctttctgtgtgtgtttttttcctttcggTTTTTTGTGTGGCGCGCGCCAAAGCCATTTGCGCGTCCAATTGGTGGCACAGTGCTCAGTTGCATGCTGCCATTCAACAGCAGCGCAAGCAGACGCACGCAAGCAGATAAAACGCAAGTGTTTGTGAGTTCTATTCCTTTTTTGGCGCGCAAAAGTCGCagtcgttattgttgttattattattgttgtttgctaaTTGCAGAGTgcatttgcaaaattaatgTGACAAGTGACACAACAGGAACGCgaacatttgtttgttaattaattgtgTATGTGCTGTGACTCGccactttattttgttttcatatttttgttcaaGTGTGTAATTGTGTTGGTGTTCAAAGCAAGTatacaaatagaaaacaatGTAAATCGCGTTGCAATGGCGTTGAGCAGCCGCAGTAGATATTCAcattacaacaactacaaatcCCTGGGCGTCGCCAGCACGCAACTCCGTTGGCTGGATTGCTTCATACGGCTCTGCTTGTTTACACGAGGTATGTAAGTCGAATGCGGCGCACCGCATTACacagtgcgtatacttaatttatgtGCGACACCAAGAAGAAGCAGATCTTGCTGTACTTGCAACACAAATCTGTGTTGCCTTTTTTGGGGTTTCCGCTCTAACATCACTTTCTCACCGTTCAATTGAATCAACAGCTGCTTCATAGTGCATTACAATTTCGCTACTTTCAggctaaattttaatttagctATATTGAAAGTAGTTCAGCCTTTTTTTGATaaggaaatttaattgaaggaattaaattagaaaaatagagatatatgtttttaaatatatttaaataatatatttgaaaaatatttctttgtgCCGAATATTACGAATGTgtgattcaattttttaacTGGATTGGAATTTGCCAGCAATTGGTTAGCTTTGAAAGCATTCACTTTACCATTATTCTATACTGGGataattgtaattttgttacttttcattcaaataaaaaaaatatagaatctTGTTATGTTTCATTGTGGGTCAATTTTGCATCTCTAAAGAATTACTTTTCATCACTTTGTGTATCATATTGCATCTCTAAAgaagcaatttcaattcaatcttaaaaatataaacttaggaacaaataataattacgaTATAGAATTTTGGTTTCCTAAATATTATAGCTTTTATAGCTACTTCGATATGCTAGGCCTGATTAGCAGGCAGCACTGCTGCTTTCCGTTTATGTGTAAAAGGCAAATGCTATTAATATGCCCACAAAATATTGCACATTTCGAGTATCGCAAGCTGTTGCAACTTTCAATTCTCAATCTTTGGACTACAAACAATGAGAGACAAGCGAATTGTCTAAAGATAATCTGTGGCAAAGTGTGAATACCGAAAAACTTTGTCCGGACTTGCTTCGACGACTCATagtcaaaaaataaaaagagttcGCTTGAACCATAAGCTGACTTTTGATTGACCAAACGGGTTTGCTGGCCAAGTTTTTCcaccatgatgatgatgatgatgtggaaGATGCTGCTGATGACGTTAACGATGTGTGAAGGGTCATTTTGCCTTCATTCAATTACAGCAAACTTTTCGAAATACTTGTATCCTCAACTTTTTCCACGCTGATCTCGTCGTTCACTTGCCAGTTGTTATGCAGCTCGAAGCAAAGTCTCAGAGATTGAGATTTAGCATCGCAGTGTATAAGGGCTTTAACTGTCAGCTAAGCTAAGTGATTTAACGTTAGTTTAGTAGTAGCAAATAGTTGGCAAAAAGCAAAGGAAATCAAAACGTACTAAAGACTACTAATGCAGCTggtttactatattttttgaCTCGTCATAAGTCTGTTCAATACAATAAATGCACATTTAATAGACTTATTAAGACTCTTTTTTATTCGGCTAGCGATAATCGTAAATATTGCGAATTTacgagtatttatttaaacattaattGAGGCAAAGCACCGAAAACTTTTACCAAATGCACAGCAGGTGTCAAAATGAACTCAATTATTTAACAGAtggcaaaaacgaaaaatatagaatttttgACAGCTTTTTGGGCTATTTTATTGGCATACCCTGCAATTATAAAGCTCGTTGGTGAGGTTGACTTGAAGGCAGAAAATGTTCGATTCGTTCGAGGCGGCTCTAACAAAgtttctttataatttttataatattttttaaacttttgtgTCAGCATTTTCTATTGCTATATAGAAatcatataattatataatactttatattttaatatactaaaatatattatattagaattatattatataacaatatataaaatatactataatataattatataatacttaGTATCTTATTATactaaaattgttttcattaattggaaattgcagatgtcattatatttttatgtatttttgtagttcAAAGAAAATCGTATTTTTCATAACACATCAATTTACacaatttactttatttttcacaGAGTTTATTTTATGATGGTATTTGAAATGGTgaatttttggtttctttctttattaCAAATagccaataaatatttttcctaATTTCTGCACAAAGAAATCACAAATGCTacgcaaaataaaatcaaatcaaatagaaacaagaaagctacagtcgagtgaaCTGGACTGTGAGATAACCGCTACTCATTGCTAATTAAAGtcatgttttcattttaaaatatacaaaattaatgtacaacaaaaaactagaaatataccaaagtctatatttggtatattgatatagtactgcattcaaaatgtgtgcaaaatattctaaaaCACCTCAAACCCGTTGAGACAGATAAGTATAAGAGTATTAGTTAGTCGGTGCGCTTGTTGAGCACGATTGAAAAgcgttttttaatatactatctCTTAATGCGTTGCTTGTTTATATAGAGACAATAACCAAGGATCTCTCTACTATTAATGTATTTGGACTTTATGGCGAGCAGGTGAAAAGCAAATAGATTGGAAAATCCTATAAAAAAATGCTCAGCACCTGTATAAAGTCCatgtttttatgtgtgtttgatGAGGGCAaccagagagagtgagggatAAGAGGAACggggaaagagagggagaagggggAAGGTTGGGGATACCTTGTGAggtttctttttgttctcGGATCGgattataattcaataatttgttttcgctCTGCTCTTGTTGTGTGCAAATCAgagtaaaaccaaaaaaaaagaaagttattTGAGATGTTGAATTATGTATgtgatttatgtatttgttgcGACACACTTCTCTACCTTGCCTCCCCCCGCTACACTCCCACTTCCCTTTCCTGCccattgaattaaattgaagaaatatgaatttttgttgttgtcgagttTTGagttaaagttttgttttgggctGCAGTTGAAGGTTCTCTGCAGGTTTTCCTCAGGTTTTCTGACGGATTTCTGTATATAAATAACCCAAGGCGATTAACCCCCTGGGCGGGTATAGGGAGAACGGGAGTTGTGCAAGCATCAACTGACGTCTCTGGTGACgcagacgaagacgacgacgacgtcgtcgtaATCGTCGTTGCTGCAGTTGGCTTAACTGTCTCGAGTTGTGCCTGCAAATGACAGTTAAATGGAGTGCCGACTAATCGGCTGCATAAGAAACCAACGGTCGGAACAAAGAAACCAAACGCAGACAACACAGATAACAAATCAGTAAGAaggctacagtcgagtgtgctcgactgctagatacccgctatccatttttaGTAAAAGCATAAATTGCgcttcaaaattaaaaaaaatataccaaattaatataccgcaaaactactaaaaaaattccatattctatattttgtatattgctATAGTACTTTAAAACCgtgccaaattaatatacttcaaagatactaaaaatataccaaatgccatatttggtatattgatagagtgctacatttaaaaagaaaccaaaacagtgtggtattcaTTTAGAactataccaaaataatataccataaaaatataccaaatgctatatatggtatattgatgtagtaccacattaaaaaataccatagagtgcaacaTGAGAAcaaacggacatggctatatcgtcttgggtgttgacgctgatcaagactatatatactttatagggtcggatatgcctccttctgattgttacatacatttcatggaggcacaaagttataatacctttctaccgtatgggtatcgggtataaaaaaaccACGCAGTCGGGTCAAATCtcagttttgtgtgttttcgAGTTCGAGCAATGTAATTTTGAATGTCgcaagtgaaataaatatagtagtagtagaagCGAAAGCATTGTTCTCCCTTATTCGTGTTATCCTGTTATCCAGCTATTTCTCTTATGTCCCTCCGGCCTGTCACTGCCGCCGTAAGCCAGTTAATACTGACTCCCACGACGCGCTGCCTGCCAGCTGCCACAGAACACAGCACAACGCGTTGCAAGTATACATTGTCGTAACATTGCCATCACCTGCTGTTGCCCCTGACCCCATCACTCCGTCttcctctgtctctctctctctctctctgtctgtctgtctagcTGTGATTCACAGGACTTTGTTTTTAACcagaaacacaaaacacagtCGGGCTTTTTATCTGGACAGCTTGATGGCCTGTGATAGCTGTGATAGCAGCTTGGGTTAccttttgctttacttttcgTTTTGCTGCAAACCAACTCCCGC
This region includes:
- the LOC133847548 gene encoding zinc finger protein 726, which gives rise to MRTLLSGDKCLTCLHPMETGSEGTNVNPELHELLQRHLDWQPDELSCELLPQRLCNACHQLLLSYEQFQQQARNSRQQLLAMLQSQRENKQQTASFEIVYEEHKTDDLMLDKTALETEDDNAAAAADNAPQPDPFDEPPAPEQVQQRRYKGLKNSFKCQQCGHCFAHNLTLQAHIRKVHEGSKRPFQCDRCDKCYSFMGGLYTHIKEIHGSHKRSYPCDYPGCERVYISCIAMQKHKRLKHSASLPPGAARKYVCEQCGATFNQTANLKYHRRTKHPTAAEAAANARDSERHFCELCQKHFHSRYTLKYHNMQQHAAASSDPDELQQLHECQVCGRRMAKRFMLVQHMLMHSNDKMPCEHCGRLFARKFELEAHIRAVHLKLKPFDCKYCAESFASRKTLRHHEYIHTGEKPYVCQVCGQAFRQQTCLKNHGKVHDKLLNK